DNA sequence from the Euwallacea fornicatus isolate EFF26 chromosome 2, ASM4011564v1, whole genome shotgun sequence genome:
ATGTAatttaaatcacattttctggTGGTAGCAAGCAAATTTAATGGTACTACTTCATCATATTAACATTCTTTTCAGGTTTTCCAACCATGGGCAACCGTAAACTTAAATACCGGGACGTCGTTAAAAAGCAAGGTCCCAAAAGTAACAAACGGCCACCAaagcacaataaaaaaatccctttcaaaaaacgaaaagcTGAATTTCCGAATtccaaattgtcaaaaaaaccCAGATTTGAGGAGGCCCCTAAAAAACTTGTTCCTCTTCCAGAGAGTGAAAGTGAGGAGGAAGAGGAAACTGCAGTTGATTATATGCTGTTGCTACGAGAGtcatttggagaaaaaattcagaagattaAAGATGAAGCAATGACCAGTGAGAGCAGCAGTGAAAGTGAGGAAGAACCGAATGAGGTTACAAAGAAACCTGGGATTGAAGATGCCTTAAAACTTAATGCTGATGTTGAGGAAAAAGCAGAGTCAGATGTTGAAGAAGAagataatttggaaaattcagaAGACCCTTTTGAAGAATCTGAAGATCCTTTTATAAAACATATCAGCTATGAATTACATCCAAGTTTGTTGGAGAATTTGGAGTCTTCTGGTGGTGTAGAAGTGCACAAAAAAACTTGGCCTCAGCTGGGAGCCTTAACAATCCAAATTCCCAAATGCCCACCAAATGAAATCAAGAAGACTTTACTTGAGACTACGATTTATGCAACTCCCGGCCCAATTCCCAAAAAACTAGACCCTAAATCCTCTGCAAGTGATTTGGGAATTAAATCTCAAATAATCCCCAATATACCACAATCCAACAAATCCCTcattaataaagaaaagtCTTTTTTAACCCCACTGCAACAAGAAATATTCTCAATAATCAATAATTACCAAGACCTTTACTACCCTGAAAGAACGTTCGATAATGCAGAagaaattagatttatttactGCCTTCATGCACTGAACCACGTGCTTAAAACCCGGACAAAGGTGCTGCACCACAATTCGAAGCTCTCCAAGAAAGATATAGTGGTTCCAGAGGAGTTCCGAGACCAGGGCTTGGTGCGGCCGAAAGTGCTGATAGTGACTCCTTTTAAGAATTCTGCATACAAGATTATTAACACTCTGATAGGGATAATGTTCAAAGACGATAGCAAGGGAGTGGTGGCAAATAAGAATAGATTCGTGGAGGATTATACGGGAAATGAGCTGCATTTCCCCAAGAAAAACCCGAGGCCTGAGGATTACGAGAAGATGTTTGCAGGGAATACAAGTGATGATTTCAAGTAAGGGAATGTTCTTTGAtaactgcaaaaaataatcaaccgGGAACATCGCTACATTCGTCTTTtgttgaaaagaaattaactaAAACAAAGCGGAATAGTAACTAACAAACTATCATAACTTTCgcttttaaattgtatttctCGAAAA
Encoded proteins:
- the LOC136345230 gene encoding U3 small nucleolar RNA-associated protein 25 homolog, with the translated sequence MGNRKLKYRDVVKKQGPKSNKRPPKHNKKIPFKKRKAEFPNSKLSKKPRFEEAPKKLVPLPESESEEEEETAVDYMLLLRESFGEKIQKIKDEAMTSESSSESEEEPNEVTKKPGIEDALKLNADVEEKAESDVEEEDNLENSEDPFEESEDPFIKHISYELHPSLLENLESSGGVEVHKKTWPQLGALTIQIPKCPPNEIKKTLLETTIYATPGPIPKKLDPKSSASDLGIKSQIIPNIPQSNKSLINKEKSFLTPLQQEIFSIINNYQDLYYPERTFDNAEEIRFIYCLHALNHVLKTRTKVLHHNSKLSKKDIVVPEEFRDQGLVRPKVLIVTPFKNSAYKIINTLIGIMFKDDSKGVVANKNRFVEDYTGNELHFPKKNPRPEDYEKMFAGNTSDDFKIGLSMTKKTIKLYADFYASDIIVASPLGLRTIIGAPGESDRDFDFLASIELLILDQTDVFFMQNWFHVLHLFEHLHLKPKELHGTDVSRVRQWSLNLCAKYYRQTLVFSSIMLPHLEALFARQCWNYAGKVKVANKVERGSVNGVYVQMQHVFRKFSAGNGVEMVEKRFEFFVQKVLPAQRDSGMRQTLIYVPSYYDYVRLRNYFKSEDLSFVQICEYSKDSKVARARDMFYHGDAHFLLYTERYHFYHRIKLKGVRHLIFYQPPTYPHFYSEMCNLMQEYNMNKKVGSMDNMSVTVIYTKLDLLQLAPIVGTERAVRVTESDRDVHMFLTAGI